The Mycolicibacterium doricum genome includes a region encoding these proteins:
- a CDS encoding tetratricopeptide repeat protein: MHVSEDRQPGRRDERRPRRTSNSTDPRRPRDQRAAPRSSGPNRARASQPRTGSETPRFDVPSIPPEIEAKQLAPEIRGELTTLDRHTADAVARHLVAAGELLDDDPEAALAHARAARARSGRIAAVREAVGIAAYHCGDWAQALAELRAARRMGSKSPLLPLIADCERGIGRPERALELARGPEADQLTGDDADELKIVAAGARSDLGQLEQALAVLSTAQLDPSRRGPTAARLFYVYADTLLALGRTQDALQWFLNAAAADVEGVTDAEDRVTELSST; the protein is encoded by the coding sequence GTGCACGTGAGCGAGGACAGGCAGCCGGGTCGACGAGACGAACGTCGCCCGCGGCGGACGTCGAACTCTACTGACCCCCGTCGGCCCCGGGATCAGCGTGCCGCTCCACGGAGCTCGGGACCGAACCGGGCCCGCGCATCGCAGCCGCGGACAGGTTCGGAGACACCGCGATTCGACGTCCCTTCGATTCCGCCGGAGATCGAGGCCAAACAGTTGGCACCCGAGATCCGCGGCGAACTCACGACTTTGGACCGCCATACCGCCGACGCCGTCGCCCGGCACCTCGTCGCGGCCGGCGAACTGCTCGACGACGACCCCGAAGCTGCGCTGGCCCACGCCCGCGCCGCCCGCGCCCGCTCCGGGCGTATCGCCGCTGTGCGGGAGGCGGTGGGTATCGCCGCCTACCACTGCGGCGACTGGGCGCAGGCGCTTGCGGAATTGCGAGCCGCCCGCCGCATGGGCAGCAAGTCCCCGCTGCTCCCGCTGATCGCTGACTGCGAACGCGGTATCGGTCGCCCCGAACGGGCGCTCGAGCTGGCACGTGGCCCCGAAGCCGATCAGCTCACCGGTGACGACGCCGACGAGCTCAAGATCGTCGCGGCCGGCGCCAGGTCGGACCTTGGTCAACTCGAACAGGCGCTCGCCGTGCTGTCGACAGCGCAGCTGGATCCGTCGCGGCGCGGCCCGACTGCGGCCCGGCTGTTCTATGTCTACGCCGACACGCTGCTCGCGCTCGGCCGAACCCAGGACGCGCTCCAGTGGTTCCTCAACGCCGCGGCCGCCGACGTCGAAGGTGTGACCGACGCCGAGGACCGGGTCACCGAACTGAGCTCAACGTGA
- the tyrS gene encoding tyrosine--tRNA ligase, whose protein sequence is MSSILDELDWRGLIAQSTDRDALAADLAAGPMTLYSGFDPTAASLHAGHLVPLLTLRRFQQAGHRPIVLAGGATGMIGDPRETGERTLQSADTVAEWAGRIRGQLERFVVFDDSPTGAIVENNLSWTEALSTIEFLRDVGKYFSVNVMLDRDTVRRRLEGEGISYTEFSYMLLQANDYVQLRQRHGCALQIGGSDQWGNIVAGVRLVRQKLGDTVHGMTTPLVTDSEGRKFGKSTGGGNLWLDPEMTTPYTWYQYFINTADADVVNYLRWFTFLDAGELTELEEATRDRPHQRTAQRRLARELTTLVHGENATRSVEHASQALFGRGELAALDEPTLAAALREAAVAELAPNGPDLITDLLVATGLSASKGAARRTIAEGGVSVNNVKIDSDEWVPQVSDFLHGRWLVLRRGKRNIAGVLRVG, encoded by the coding sequence ATGAGCAGCATCCTCGATGAGTTGGACTGGCGTGGACTGATCGCGCAATCGACCGACCGGGACGCGTTGGCGGCCGACCTGGCCGCCGGTCCGATGACGCTTTACTCCGGATTCGACCCCACCGCTGCGAGCCTGCATGCCGGACACCTCGTGCCGCTGTTGACGCTACGCCGCTTCCAGCAGGCAGGACATCGTCCGATCGTGCTGGCCGGCGGGGCCACCGGGATGATCGGCGACCCTCGCGAGACTGGGGAGCGCACGTTGCAGAGTGCCGACACCGTCGCCGAGTGGGCCGGTCGCATCCGGGGTCAGCTCGAGCGTTTCGTGGTGTTCGACGATTCCCCCACCGGCGCGATCGTGGAGAACAACCTGTCCTGGACCGAAGCGTTGTCCACGATCGAATTCCTGCGTGACGTCGGCAAATACTTCTCGGTGAATGTGATGCTCGACCGCGACACCGTGCGGCGGCGCCTGGAGGGGGAAGGGATCTCCTACACCGAGTTCAGCTACATGTTGCTGCAGGCCAACGACTACGTGCAGTTGCGGCAACGCCACGGGTGCGCGCTGCAGATCGGCGGTTCCGATCAGTGGGGCAACATCGTCGCCGGGGTCCGGTTGGTGCGCCAGAAACTCGGCGACACCGTGCACGGGATGACGACACCGCTGGTCACCGACTCAGAGGGCAGGAAGTTCGGGAAGTCCACCGGAGGCGGGAACCTGTGGCTCGACCCGGAGATGACCACGCCGTACACCTGGTACCAGTACTTCATCAACACCGCCGACGCCGACGTCGTGAACTACCTGCGGTGGTTCACCTTCCTCGATGCCGGTGAGTTGACCGAACTCGAGGAGGCGACGCGGGATCGCCCGCACCAGCGCACCGCGCAACGGCGACTCGCGCGTGAACTCACCACCCTGGTCCACGGTGAGAACGCGACCCGATCGGTGGAACACGCCAGCCAGGCGCTGTTCGGGCGGGGGGAACTCGCCGCGCTCGACGAACCCACCCTCGCCGCCGCGTTACGGGAGGCCGCGGTGGCCGAACTCGCCCCGAACGGCCCCGACCTGATCACCGACCTGCTGGTCGCGACCGGCCTGTCGGCGAGCAAGGGCGCCGCGCGACGGACCATCGCCGAGGGCGGAGTCTCGGTCAACAACGTCAAGATCGACAGCGACGAGTGGGTGCCGCAGGTCTCCGACTTCCTGCACGGCCGGTGGTTGGTGCTGCGCCGCGGCAAGCGGAATATCGCGGGCGTACTGCGCGTTGGATGA
- a CDS encoding DNA-3-methyladenine glycosylase has translation MSVELLRVDPLTAARRLLGAVLTCRGVSATVVEVEAYGGPPDGPWPDAAAHSHRGPDLRNQVMFGPAGRLYTYRSHGIHVCANVACADDGVAAAVLLRSAAIETAHDVVQRRRGETVRQSAFARGPGNLCSALGITMADDGLDIFAEDSPVQLRLGDEQPYVAGPRVGVSKAADRPWRLWLAGRPEVSAYRRSPRAPAPGGSD, from the coding sequence CTGAGCGTCGAGTTGCTGCGGGTCGATCCGCTCACGGCGGCCCGCCGCTTGCTCGGGGCGGTGCTGACCTGCCGCGGTGTCAGCGCGACGGTCGTCGAGGTCGAGGCCTACGGCGGCCCCCCCGACGGGCCGTGGCCCGACGCCGCCGCCCATTCCCACCGCGGCCCCGACCTGCGGAACCAGGTGATGTTCGGCCCGGCCGGCAGGCTCTACACCTACCGCAGTCACGGCATTCACGTGTGCGCCAACGTGGCCTGCGCCGACGACGGGGTCGCGGCTGCCGTCCTGCTGCGGTCGGCTGCCATCGAGACAGCGCATGACGTGGTCCAGCGGCGTCGCGGTGAGACGGTGCGGCAGTCGGCCTTTGCCAGAGGTCCGGGTAATCTGTGCTCGGCACTGGGAATCACCATGGCGGACGACGGACTCGACATCTTCGCCGAGGACAGTCCCGTGCAGCTTCGCCTGGGGGACGAACAGCCGTACGTTGCCGGGCCCCGGGTCGGGGTGAGCAAGGCGGCGGACCGGCCGTGGCGACTCTGGCTGGCCGGCCGGCCGGAGGTGTCGGCCTATCGGCGCAGCCCGCGGGCCCCGGCGCCGGGCGGCAGCGACTGA
- a CDS encoding Trm112 family protein: MLDETLRAMLVCPEDRGPLLLVGDEMLYNPRLRKGYRIDDGIPVLLIDEAVAVTDDAEHQRLLDRAES, encoded by the coding sequence GTGCTCGACGAGACGTTGCGGGCCATGCTGGTCTGCCCTGAGGATCGTGGCCCATTGCTGCTGGTCGGCGATGAGATGTTGTACAACCCGCGGTTACGGAAGGGATACCGCATCGACGACGGGATCCCGGTGCTGTTGATCGACGAGGCCGTCGCGGTCACCGACGACGCCGAACACCAGCGACTGCTCGACCGCGCGGAGTCCTGA
- a CDS encoding acyl-CoA synthetase, with protein MVDLSAITRPVGRLVATAQNGLEVLRYGGLETGAVPSPFQIVDSTPMYRLRRYFPPDVRPGAKPPGPPVLMVHPMMMSADMWDLTRDEGAVGILYRAGLDPWVIDFGSPDKVEGGMQRNLADHVVALSEVIDTVKQVSGRDVHLAGYSQGGMFCYQTAAYRQSRDLASIIAFGAPVDTLAALPLNLPAGLAVGAADFMADHVFSRIDIPGWLARMGFQMLDPVKSAQARLEFLLQLHDREALLPREQQRRFLASEGWISWSGPAISELLKQFVAHNRMMTGGFAIRGQLVTLSDITCPVLAVVGEVDDIGQPPSVRGIRRAAPQADVYEYLIRAGHFGLVVGSKASQQTWPTVAGWVKWLEGDGDMPDHVEPMALQPAEHVESGVSLTSRAAHGATAATEMAFDVARSAAGALISANKSARTLAVETVRTLPRLARLGQINDHTRISLGRIISEQARGAPDGEFLLYDGRVHTYEAVDRRINNVVRGLIDVGVRQGTRVGVLMETRPSALVAIAALSRLGAVAVLMPPDVDLAAAARLGAVSEIIADPTHLQAACNLPMHVLVLGGGVRDLPVADDADVVDMEQINPDQVALPGWYRPNPGLARDLAFIAFSSVNGDLVARQITNFRWALSAFGTASAANLGRSDTVYCLTPLHHQSGLLVSVGGAVVGGARIALSRGLRPDRFLQEIRQYGVSVVSYTWAMLREVIDDPSFRLSGGHPVRLFIGSGMPTGLWERVVDIFAPAHVVEFFATTDGQAVLANVSGAKIGSKGRALPGGGQVDLAAYDADDDLILEDDRGFVRRAAVNEVGVLLARPRGPVDPTASVKRGVFAPADTWVSSEYLFRRDEDGDYWLVDNRRSVIHTPRGPVFAMPISDAVGHIGAVDLAVTYPVERRGTQLAITALALCPGGSITTAELSEALADLPVGNPPDLVHVVHDIELSASYRPLTGPLRAAGVPRPSRRNSWYFDPDTNNYKRLTVAVRAEIAGGQARESPRDDPQMQTRAHQ; from the coding sequence GTGGTTGACCTCTCGGCAATCACCAGGCCGGTCGGTCGGTTGGTGGCGACGGCCCAGAACGGTCTGGAAGTCTTGCGCTACGGCGGCCTGGAGACAGGCGCCGTGCCGTCACCGTTCCAGATTGTGGACAGCACGCCGATGTACCGGCTGCGGCGGTATTTTCCGCCGGACGTCCGCCCGGGGGCCAAACCGCCGGGTCCGCCGGTGTTGATGGTGCACCCGATGATGATGTCGGCCGACATGTGGGACCTGACCCGCGACGAAGGCGCCGTCGGCATCCTCTACCGCGCCGGTCTGGACCCATGGGTGATCGACTTCGGCTCCCCGGACAAGGTCGAGGGCGGCATGCAACGCAACCTCGCCGACCACGTCGTAGCGCTCTCCGAGGTGATCGACACCGTCAAGCAGGTTTCCGGCCGCGACGTCCACCTCGCCGGGTACTCCCAGGGCGGCATGTTCTGCTATCAGACCGCCGCGTACCGCCAGTCCCGCGACCTGGCCAGCATCATCGCCTTCGGCGCCCCGGTCGACACGCTTGCGGCTCTGCCGCTGAACCTGCCCGCCGGTCTGGCCGTGGGCGCCGCCGACTTCATGGCCGACCACGTGTTCAGCCGCATCGACATCCCTGGATGGTTGGCACGCATGGGGTTTCAGATGCTCGACCCGGTCAAGTCAGCGCAGGCTCGCCTGGAATTCCTGCTGCAGTTGCACGACCGCGAGGCGCTGTTGCCGCGGGAGCAGCAGCGGCGGTTCCTGGCGTCGGAGGGCTGGATCTCCTGGTCGGGCCCGGCGATCTCCGAACTGCTCAAACAGTTCGTCGCCCACAACCGCATGATGACCGGTGGATTCGCCATCCGGGGTCAGCTCGTCACGCTGTCGGACATCACCTGCCCGGTGCTCGCCGTCGTCGGTGAGGTAGACGACATCGGTCAGCCGCCATCGGTGCGAGGGATCAGGCGGGCGGCACCCCAGGCCGACGTTTACGAATACTTGATCCGGGCAGGCCATTTCGGCTTGGTCGTGGGTTCGAAGGCCTCACAGCAGACGTGGCCGACCGTCGCCGGCTGGGTCAAGTGGCTCGAAGGTGACGGTGACATGCCCGACCACGTCGAGCCGATGGCGCTGCAGCCCGCAGAGCACGTCGAGAGCGGCGTATCGCTGACGTCGCGGGCCGCGCACGGCGCCACCGCGGCCACCGAGATGGCGTTCGATGTTGCCCGCTCGGCAGCCGGAGCGCTGATCTCGGCGAACAAGTCGGCACGCACCCTGGCGGTGGAGACCGTGCGCACGCTGCCGCGGCTGGCCCGGCTCGGACAAATCAACGACCACACCCGGATCTCGCTCGGCCGGATCATCTCTGAGCAGGCTCGTGGCGCGCCGGACGGCGAATTCCTCCTCTACGACGGCCGGGTCCACACGTACGAGGCTGTCGACCGTCGCATCAACAACGTGGTGCGTGGGCTCATCGACGTCGGGGTGCGCCAAGGCACCCGCGTCGGGGTCCTGATGGAGACTCGTCCGAGCGCGCTGGTGGCGATCGCCGCGCTGTCACGGCTCGGCGCGGTGGCGGTGCTGATGCCGCCCGACGTCGACCTGGCCGCCGCTGCGCGGCTCGGCGCGGTGTCGGAGATCATCGCCGACCCGACCCACCTCCAAGCGGCGTGCAATCTGCCGATGCACGTGCTGGTGCTCGGCGGCGGGGTCCGCGACCTCCCCGTAGCCGACGACGCAGATGTCGTCGACATGGAACAGATCAACCCCGACCAGGTCGCACTGCCCGGTTGGTACCGCCCCAACCCCGGTCTGGCCCGCGACCTGGCGTTCATCGCGTTCAGCTCGGTGAACGGCGACCTCGTCGCCCGGCAGATCACGAACTTCCGGTGGGCGTTGTCGGCTTTCGGGACGGCGTCGGCGGCCAACCTCGGCCGCAGCGACACGGTCTACTGCCTGACGCCGCTGCATCACCAGTCGGGTCTGCTGGTCAGCGTGGGCGGCGCGGTCGTCGGCGGCGCCCGCATCGCCCTGTCGCGGGGTCTGCGCCCGGACCGGTTCCTGCAGGAGATCCGGCAGTACGGCGTCTCCGTCGTCTCCTACACCTGGGCGATGCTGCGCGAAGTCATCGACGACCCGTCCTTCCGGCTGTCCGGTGGCCACCCGGTGCGTCTGTTCATCGGTTCCGGTATGCCCACGGGGCTGTGGGAGCGGGTGGTCGACATCTTCGCGCCGGCCCACGTCGTCGAGTTCTTCGCGACGACCGACGGACAGGCAGTGCTGGCCAATGTCTCCGGCGCGAAGATAGGCAGCAAGGGCCGCGCGCTGCCCGGCGGTGGCCAGGTCGACCTGGCCGCGTACGACGCGGACGACGACCTGATCCTGGAGGACGACCGCGGCTTCGTACGCCGCGCGGCCGTGAACGAGGTGGGTGTGCTGCTGGCGCGTCCGCGCGGACCGGTCGATCCCACGGCGTCGGTCAAGCGGGGAGTGTTCGCGCCCGCGGACACCTGGGTGTCGTCGGAGTACCTCTTCCGCCGCGACGAGGACGGCGACTACTGGTTGGTGGACAACCGCAGGTCGGTGATCCACACGCCCCGCGGGCCGGTGTTCGCGATGCCGATCAGCGATGCGGTCGGTCACATCGGCGCGGTGGACCTCGCCGTCACCTATCCGGTCGAACGGCGCGGCACGCAGTTGGCGATCACCGCGCTGGCTTTGTGTCCTGGCGGCAGCATCACCACGGCTGAGCTGTCCGAGGCGCTGGCCGACCTGCCGGTCGGCAATCCGCCCGACCTGGTGCACGTCGTGCACGACATCGAACTCAGCGCGTCGTACCGCCCACTTACCGGCCCGCTGCGGGCGGCCGGCGTCCCTCGCCCCTCGCGTCGTAACTCTTGGTACTTCGATCCCGATACCAATAATTACAAGCGGCTGACCGTGGCCGTGCGTGCCGAAATCGCGGGAGGGCAGGCCCGTGAGTCACCGCGGGACGACCCACAGATGCAGACCCGCGCCCACCAGTGA
- a CDS encoding ABC-F family ATP-binding cassette domain-containing protein, giving the protein MANLINVEKVSAGYGTRTLLDAVSMGVDDGDAIGVVGRNGDGKTTLLQILTGTRPPDSGRVTHTSGLSVGYLRQGDDFAQGTTVRQVIVGGRPDHIWAAEADTRTVVENLLAGVGLDTAVGDLSGGERRRVALAGVLIAGHDVLVLDEPTNHLDVEVIGWLASHLSTTRPRALVVVSHDRWFLDEVCTRTWEVHGGVVDAYDGGYAAYVLARAERSRVAAGTEARRQNMMRKELAWLRRGPPARTSKPKFRIQAANELIANEPPPRDSLTLQRFATTRLGKDVFDLHRLRLEVGDPPRVILDRIDWSIGPGARIGLVGVNGTGKTSVLRLLAGELEPVAGTIKRGATLRIGYLSQGLAENDGTMRVLDAVEDRRRITELAGGREISAATLLEDFGFTGDKMTTRLVDLSGGERRRLQFLRMLLDEPNVLLLDEPTNDLDIDTLNVLEDYLDGWPGTLVVVTHDRYFLERVSDVTYALTGNGHCDLLPGGIEQYLQNRGSGVIDTGSSRVASKGESDAARERRTAKEMNRIENQLAKLDAQIAKLHGAMAEAAADHVKAGELNRQLTELQSRKEQLEEAWLAAADS; this is encoded by the coding sequence ATGGCAAACCTGATCAACGTCGAAAAAGTCAGCGCGGGGTACGGCACCCGCACGCTGCTCGACGCCGTCAGCATGGGTGTCGACGACGGCGACGCGATCGGCGTGGTTGGGCGCAACGGCGACGGCAAGACGACACTGCTGCAGATCCTGACCGGCACCCGGCCCCCAGACTCCGGCCGGGTCACCCATACGTCGGGGTTGTCGGTGGGGTATCTGCGCCAAGGCGATGACTTCGCCCAGGGCACGACTGTGCGCCAAGTCATCGTGGGCGGCCGACCGGACCACATCTGGGCGGCCGAGGCCGACACCCGGACGGTGGTGGAGAACCTGCTCGCCGGCGTCGGCCTGGACACCGCGGTCGGCGACCTCTCCGGCGGAGAACGACGACGGGTCGCGCTGGCCGGGGTGCTCATCGCCGGCCACGACGTGCTGGTGCTCGACGAACCGACCAACCACCTCGACGTCGAGGTGATCGGCTGGCTGGCCTCACATCTGTCCACCACACGGCCGCGCGCGCTGGTGGTCGTCAGCCACGACCGGTGGTTCCTCGACGAAGTATGCACCCGCACCTGGGAGGTCCACGGCGGTGTGGTCGACGCCTACGACGGTGGGTACGCCGCTTATGTGCTCGCGCGTGCGGAGCGGTCGCGGGTGGCCGCGGGCACCGAGGCGCGCAGGCAGAACATGATGCGCAAAGAACTGGCGTGGTTGCGGCGCGGTCCGCCGGCGCGGACGTCGAAGCCGAAGTTCCGCATCCAGGCCGCCAACGAGCTGATCGCCAACGAACCGCCGCCGCGCGATTCGCTGACTCTGCAACGCTTTGCGACGACCCGTCTGGGCAAGGACGTTTTCGATCTGCACCGGTTGCGGCTCGAGGTGGGTGATCCCCCGCGGGTGATCCTGGACCGGATCGACTGGTCGATCGGGCCGGGGGCCCGAATCGGTCTGGTCGGCGTCAACGGCACCGGAAAGACCTCGGTACTGCGGCTGCTGGCCGGGGAATTGGAGCCGGTCGCCGGGACCATCAAGCGGGGCGCGACCCTGCGCATCGGCTACCTCAGCCAGGGGCTGGCCGAAAACGACGGCACCATGCGGGTTCTCGACGCCGTCGAGGACCGCCGCCGGATCACCGAGTTGGCCGGCGGCCGCGAGATCAGCGCCGCGACGCTGCTCGAGGACTTCGGCTTCACCGGGGACAAGATGACCACCCGGCTGGTGGATCTGTCCGGTGGTGAGCGACGACGGCTGCAGTTCCTGCGGATGCTGCTCGACGAGCCGAACGTGCTGCTCCTCGACGAGCCGACCAACGACCTGGACATCGACACGCTCAACGTGCTCGAGGACTATCTCGACGGATGGCCGGGCACCCTGGTCGTCGTCACCCACGACCGGTACTTCCTGGAGCGGGTCAGCGATGTCACCTACGCGCTGACCGGTAACGGACACTGCGATCTCCTTCCTGGCGGAATCGAGCAGTATCTCCAGAACCGGGGGTCCGGTGTTATCGACACAGGATCGAGCCGGGTCGCCTCGAAAGGCGAATCTGATGCCGCGCGCGAGCGGCGCACGGCCAAGGAGATGAACCGCATCGAGAACCAGCTCGCCAAACTCGACGCTCAGATCGCCAAGCTGCACGGCGCGATGGCGGAGGCCGCGGCCGACCACGTCAAGGCAGGGGAACTCAACCGCCAACTGACCGAACTCCAATCGCGCAAAGAGCAGCTGGAGGAGGCCTGGTTGGCGGCCGCCGACAGCTAG
- the argH gene encoding argininosuccinate lyase, protein MSTNEGSLWGGRFADGPAEALAALSKSTHFDWVLAPYDIAASKAHARVLFSAGLLTEEQRDGLLAGLDRLASDVADGTFAPLVTDEDVHGALERGLIDRVGAELGGRLRAGRSRNDQVATLFRAWLRDAIRRVADGVLDVAGALATQAAAHPTAIMPGKTHLQSAQPVLLAHHLLAHAHPLLRDVERLADFDKRAAVSPYGSGALAGSSLGLDPDAIAAELGFDSAADNSIDATAARDFAAEASFVLAMIGVDLSRLAEDIILWSTTEFGYVELHDAWSTGSSIMPQKKNPDIAELARGKSGRLIGNLTGLLATLKAQPLAYNRDLQEDKEPVFDSVAQLELLLPAVAGLVSTLRFDVDRMAELAPLGFTLATDVAEWLVRRGVPFRVAHEAAGAAVRAAEARGVGLEDLEDAELTGIHPELTGEVREVLTIEGSVDSRDARGGTAPVQVAKQLNVVRDTADRLRLRLRS, encoded by the coding sequence ATGAGCACCAACGAGGGTTCGTTGTGGGGTGGCCGCTTCGCCGACGGGCCGGCCGAAGCGCTCGCCGCGCTCAGCAAGTCGACGCACTTCGACTGGGTGCTGGCGCCCTACGACATCGCAGCGTCGAAAGCCCATGCCCGCGTCCTGTTCTCGGCCGGACTGCTGACCGAAGAGCAGCGTGACGGCCTGCTCGCCGGTCTGGACCGCCTCGCGTCCGACGTCGCCGACGGCACCTTCGCGCCGCTGGTCACCGACGAGGACGTGCACGGCGCTCTCGAACGCGGCCTGATCGACCGGGTCGGAGCCGAGCTCGGGGGCCGGCTGCGGGCCGGACGGTCGCGTAACGACCAGGTCGCCACCCTGTTCCGGGCGTGGCTGCGCGACGCGATCCGCCGTGTCGCCGACGGGGTGCTGGACGTGGCGGGCGCCCTGGCGACCCAGGCCGCCGCCCACCCGACAGCGATCATGCCCGGCAAAACCCACCTGCAGTCGGCGCAGCCGGTGCTGCTCGCCCATCACCTGCTCGCCCATGCCCACCCGCTGCTGCGCGACGTCGAGCGGCTCGCCGATTTCGACAAGCGGGCGGCGGTGTCACCGTACGGCTCAGGGGCGCTGGCGGGTTCCTCACTGGGACTCGACCCCGATGCGATCGCGGCCGAGCTGGGTTTCGACTCGGCGGCCGACAACTCGATCGACGCGACGGCCGCGCGGGACTTCGCCGCCGAGGCGTCGTTCGTGCTGGCGATGATCGGGGTGGACCTGTCCCGACTTGCCGAGGACATCATCCTTTGGAGTACAACCGAATTCGGCTACGTCGAGCTGCATGACGCCTGGTCGACGGGCAGCTCTATCATGCCGCAGAAGAAGAACCCGGACATCGCCGAGCTGGCGCGCGGCAAATCCGGCCGGCTGATCGGCAACCTGACCGGGCTGCTCGCCACCCTGAAGGCCCAGCCGCTGGCCTACAACCGCGATCTGCAGGAGGACAAGGAGCCGGTCTTCGACTCGGTCGCGCAGCTAGAGCTGCTGTTGCCGGCCGTCGCCGGGCTGGTCTCCACGCTTCGCTTCGACGTCGACCGGATGGCCGAGTTGGCGCCACTGGGATTCACGCTCGCCACCGATGTCGCGGAATGGTTGGTGCGCCGCGGGGTTCCGTTCCGGGTGGCGCACGAGGCGGCCGGCGCAGCGGTGCGCGCGGCGGAAGCCCGCGGTGTCGGGCTGGAGGACCTCGAAGATGCGGAACTGACTGGCATCCATCCCGAATTGACCGGCGAGGTCCGCGAAGTCCTCACGATCGAGGGGTCGGTGGACTCCCGCGACGCGCGCGGCGGGACCGCACCGGTGCAGGTGGCCAAACAGCTCAACGTGGTCCGCGACACCGCCGACCGGCTACGGCTACGTTTGAGGTCGTGA
- a CDS encoding argininosuccinate synthase yields MSERVILAYSGGLDTSVAISWIGKETGREVVAVAIDLGQGGEDMDVVRQRAVDCGAVEAVVVDARDEFAEHYCLPAIQSNALYMDRYPLVSALSRPLIVKHLVDAARAYGGGIVAHGCTGKGNDQVRFEVGFASLAPDLEVLAPVRDYAWTREKAIAFAEENAIPINVTKRSPFSIDQNVWGRAVETGFLEHLWNAPTKDVYDYTEDPTLNWSTPDEVIVGFDRGVPVSIDGRDVTVLQAIEELNRRAGAQGVGRLDVVEDRLVGIKSREIYEAPGAMVLITAHTELEHVTLERELGRFKRNTDQKWGELVYDGLWFSPLKTALESFVAKTQEHVTGEIRLVLHGGHIAVNGRRSTESLYDFNLATYDEGDTFDQSAAKGFVHVHGLSSSISARRDLGIK; encoded by the coding sequence ATGTCCGAACGCGTCATCCTGGCGTACTCCGGCGGTCTGGACACCTCGGTGGCGATCAGCTGGATCGGCAAGGAGACCGGGCGCGAGGTGGTGGCCGTCGCCATCGACCTCGGCCAGGGCGGCGAGGACATGGACGTCGTGCGTCAGCGCGCCGTCGACTGCGGCGCCGTCGAGGCCGTGGTCGTGGATGCCCGCGACGAGTTCGCCGAGCACTACTGTCTGCCCGCCATCCAGTCCAACGCGCTCTACATGGACCGGTATCCGCTGGTCTCCGCGCTGAGCCGGCCGCTCATCGTCAAGCACCTCGTCGATGCGGCGCGTGCGTACGGCGGCGGCATCGTCGCGCACGGCTGCACCGGTAAGGGCAATGACCAAGTCCGCTTCGAGGTCGGGTTCGCCTCTCTTGCCCCCGATCTCGAGGTGTTGGCGCCGGTGCGTGACTATGCGTGGACGCGCGAGAAGGCGATCGCGTTCGCCGAGGAGAACGCCATCCCGATCAACGTCACCAAGCGATCGCCGTTCTCGATCGACCAGAACGTGTGGGGCCGTGCGGTCGAGACCGGATTCCTCGAGCACCTGTGGAACGCGCCTACCAAGGACGTCTACGACTACACCGAGGATCCGACGCTGAACTGGAGCACCCCCGACGAGGTGATCGTGGGCTTCGACCGGGGCGTGCCGGTGTCGATCGACGGCCGCGACGTGACCGTCCTGCAGGCGATCGAGGAACTCAACCGCCGCGCCGGCGCCCAAGGGGTCGGCCGCCTCGACGTCGTCGAGGACCGGTTGGTCGGCATCAAGAGCCGCGAGATCTACGAGGCACCCGGTGCGATGGTGCTGATCACCGCGCACACCGAACTCGAGCACGTCACGCTGGAACGCGAACTCGGCCGGTTCAAGCGGAACACCGACCAGAAGTGGGGCGAACTGGTCTACGACGGGCTGTGGTTCTCGCCGCTCAAGACCGCGCTCGAGTCGTTCGTTGCCAAGACCCAGGAGCACGTCACCGGTGAGATTCGGCTGGTGTTGCACGGCGGCCACATCGCCGTCAACGGCAGGCGCAGCACGGAGTCGCTGTACGACTTCAACCTGGCGACCTACGACGAAGGTGACACCTTCGACCAGTCCGCGGCCAAGGGCTTCGTGCACGTGCACGGCCTGTCGTCAAGCATCTCCGCGCGCCGCGACCTGGGCATCAAGTGA
- a CDS encoding arginine repressor → MTSATTRAGRQARIVAILSSYSVRSQGELAAKLADEGIEVTQATLSRDLEELGAVKLRGADGGVGVYVVPEDGSPVRGVSGGTERLTRLLGDLLVSTDASGNLAVLRTPPGAAHYLASALDRAALPYVVGTIAGDDTIMVVAREPMTGVELAASIENLK, encoded by the coding sequence ATGACCTCGGCGACCACGCGGGCCGGACGGCAGGCACGAATCGTGGCGATCCTGTCGTCGTACTCCGTGCGCAGCCAGGGTGAGCTGGCCGCCAAGCTCGCCGACGAAGGCATCGAGGTCACGCAGGCCACGCTCTCGCGCGACCTCGAGGAACTCGGTGCGGTCAAACTGCGCGGTGCCGACGGTGGCGTCGGTGTCTACGTCGTCCCCGAGGACGGCAGCCCCGTACGGGGTGTCTCCGGGGGAACCGAACGGCTCACCAGGCTGCTCGGTGACCTGCTGGTGTCCACGGACGCCAGCGGCAACCTCGCCGTACTGCGCACACCGCCCGGCGCGGCACACTATCTCGCCAGTGCGCTCGACAGGGCCGCGCTGCCGTACGTCGTCGGCACCATCGCCGGCGACGACACCATCATGGTGGTGGCCCGCGAGCCCATGACGGGTGTCGAGCTGGCCGCCTCCATCGAGAACCTGAAGTAA